The Cygnus atratus isolate AKBS03 ecotype Queensland, Australia chromosome 19, CAtr_DNAZoo_HiC_assembly, whole genome shotgun sequence genome includes a window with the following:
- the SEC16A gene encoding protein transport protein Sec16A isoform X15, whose translation MQQPPQTVPAGAAAPPPAGLARNIYWRNTSLSKRANAAAAPVQPVTDPFAFGRQTPQGSPLDNPSKGNALVTPSSSPAAFPQPAVLHPSPSHAGDNPHGLHASLSAPVSQPGINTSTFSNVPVPSPSPGYVINSATEVHPDADLGLHGSAVPLHYNTGTALENSFSVHPGMVSLSNKPGGRQDANRDPSDVPSGPAAAAVFPPPPQQPVSQWRPGQGNLRSPVRNFVPHPEPSSQPDIHNISQSSVSPPHPPPQTNLQHGPVHQGIPQNPVQAPLSVGCEKNGKNVSANDGHHMNSIQPGNVFRQNAEMTNAWLNPAYQDQFYPQPPLQDSNFVIPTAQENNPKKQSPGVSETSNRPIPADRDSGTISMFFKGDEAENEEILSSEKNYVVEKTEFACQPNSSPLYHQPMQPQWVATNVLSQAHIGTGSANEVVQKGMDVQYFPKIVSQQEAQAAKHAVFIGDDKARAGDASGIGGSQYENVENLECIQNQEVLPSEPRNVTASSPSAHPDLYRYGPLPGQMLPKNAVVSHAEGGPNLEAPDSLPHPVRPDSVSSNYSNISHRSASSSARPPEQVGTFIQQESGKPDEESSARFFKQIDSSPLGGDLSEVNLSKSYHSNLSQPPTPSPPKPTGVFQTSANSSFEPVRSHGVGIKPAEIDQAKMVVELRENHPNQKNTKKNTAVPAASPGNLEQPPDNLETIFMPQVYPLPLAVTGEAGNMLHSGSVTENMQSLSERRSSTRAQGAIKKCDSPATTLWAHNELPNFGGNVLLAPAAPAVYVPAKQTVEVIQPPEEGLPDQQPNKPGNIAVQPSQDGNISSENLENPPKMGEEEALQSQVTKDVQHQAVPDRGVQGALPSQPQTQAAQMQQPVSTQTSAPSNYPAAAGTGAMQASQQRENQELGNQEASSAQLARYDQTSPDKQPMSGQPSSAQASTAPPTSTGQPVMPSAQQDPQRAPLPQTPQDAFGPPQNPYYYYRHPYDAYQPPYPPPYPPADPRAASHLYYVEDSYGQYDPRYRHYESSSAAYMEPGSYRYPEPERPSSRASHCSDRPSSRQGYPEDYYAKTGWTDYYPGYYPNAYDYGDPSRWERYSSAYDPRYRDPRSYDQRYWYDAEHNPYQKREAYPYGNRHDRYEDHWRYDPRFTGSFDDEAEPHRDPYGDEFDRRSVHSEHSAHSLRSSHSVHSHRSSFSSRSQQAVSLHADYTYGGYAPNFGGQQPFTDYGYPTETGWSTVEQAPLRPSTPEKFSVPHLCARFGPGGFLIKVLPNLPSEGQPALVEIHSMETMLQHSPEQEEMRAFPGPLAKDDTHKVDVINFAQNKSTQCFKNENLIDKESASLLWDFIVLLCRQNGTVVGTDLAELLLRDHKTVWLPGKSPNEANLIDFTNEALEQVEEESGEAQLSFLTDSLITTIDSLEKETERFRELLLYGRKKDALESAMKHGLWGHALLLASKMDSRTHARVMTRFANSLPINDPLQTVYQLMSGRMPAASTCCGDEKWGDWRPHLAMVLSNLTNNVDLESRTIATMGDTLASKGLLDAAHFCYLMAQVGFGVYTRKTTKLVLIGSNHSLPFFKFATNEAIQRTEAYEYAQSLGTQPGCLPNFQVFKFIYACRLAEMGLAAQAFHYCEVISRTVLKDPHYYSPVLIGQLIQMSSQLRLFDPQIKEKPEQESLVEPSWLVRLRHVDGQIKEGAIAYNTDRSTPQQYPCSTPSSELDHTSQYDGGGVGHDTGPGTENALLASLLPNMSQQIQSVQLMPSAPQAILDGSAAVIPPGDQEAVRSVPFYPVASQPIGPGPGFAPPGFSNQYGAEPSPLYLGSTLPPGGPPQDTESREEEQTNLETGMQRIPPDSPSRNSFPEQREEDFYNRMASMAPGRRSRSASQSSAYMGYGRRSRTTSESSAHSVGRERSNSAAKQPSPSPPVPVGKETKKEVKKETASRKTGANWFRWLMGKGKNEAHLPDDKNKSIVWDEQKQRWVNLDEPEEESKPPPPPPTGFPKVPQTAPSGPGGPPSAPVNIFSRRAAGSRARYVDVLNPGGTKSSGAVPAPADLFAPLAPMPVPANVFVPNSVPGEPQPMEGSGAAEHTPVANQTNTEPAAAADPEYLNPTILPPGSGLPVSNPDGFQSGEPAAVPPSGGPSAGTVQFYNPSQFAQSSAVTGSSRPGRIGQRKYPTLK comes from the exons ATGCAGCAGCCTCCACAGACTGTTCCAgcgggagcagcagctccacctCCTGCAGGCCTTGCCCGGAACATTTACTGGAGAAACACCTCGCTCAGTAAACGAGcaaatgcagcagctgccccggTGCAGCCTGTGACAGACCCTTTTGCCTTTGGCAGACAAACTCCCCAGGGTTCCCCTTTAGATAACCCATCCAAGGGCAATGCGTTGGTTACGCCGAGTTCTTCCCCGGCGGCGTTTCCCCAGCCAGCCGTTCTGCATCCTTCACCATCACACGCAGGGGACAATCCTCACGGACTGCACGCGTCTTTGTCAGCTCCTGTATCTCAACCAGGAATAAATACCAGTACCTTTTCTAACGTTCCAGTTCCTTCACCGTCCCCAGGATACGTTATAAACAGCGCTACAGAAGTGCATCCCGACGCAGATCTGGGACTCCATGGGTCTGCGGTACCATTGCATTATAATACAGGAACAGCACTTGAAAATTCTTTCAGTGTGCATCCTGGAATGGTGTCTCTGTCAAACAAACCTGGAGGTAGGCAAGACGCTAACAGAGATCCAAGCGACGTTCCTTCGGGAcccgctgcagcagcagtcttCCCTCCACCTCCTCAGCAGCCCGTGTCTCAGTGGAGACCTGGTCAAGGTAACCTGCGGTCTCCGGTTCGAAATTTTGTGCCCCATCCTGAGCCGTCTTCTCAGCCTGACATTCATAACATTTCTCAGTCTTCGGTCagccctcctcatcctcccccGCAGACAAATTTGCAGCATGGTCCTGTACATCAAGGTATTCCACAAAATCCCGTGCAAGCGCCTTTATCCGTTGGTTGtgaaaagaatgggaaaaatgtCTCTGCAAACGATGGTCATCACATGAACAGCATCCAGCCTGGAAATGTGTTTAGGCAGAACGCAGAAATGACTAATGCTTGGTTAAATCCAGCTTACCAGGACCAGTTTTACCCACAGCCACCCTTGCAAGACTCCAATTTTGTCATTCCCACAGCTCAGGAAAACAACCCCAAAAAACAATCTCCAGGTGTGTCTGAAACATCAAATAGACCCATTCCCGCAGACCGAGATTCAGGAACCATCTCGATGTTTTTCAAAGGGGAtgaggcagaaaatgaagaaatactttcatctgaaaaaaactACGTGGTTGAGAAAACCGAGTTTGCTTGTCAGCCAAATTCGTCGCCCTTGTATCACCAGCCAATGCAGCCACAGTGGGTTGCAACGAATGTTCTGTCTCAGGCGCACATCGGTACAGGTTCAGCCAACGAGGTGGTACAAAAAGGAATGGATGTCCAGTATTTCCCTAAAATTGTAAGTCAGCAGGAGGCACAGGCTGCCAAGCACGCTGTGTTTATCGGCGATGACAAAGCGCGTGCAGGTGATGCATCCGGTATCGGCGGGTCACAGTACGAAAACGTCGAGAACCTGGAGTGCATTCAGAATCAGGAAGTGCTGCCAAGCGAGCCACGCAACGTGACTGCTTCATCCCCTTCTGCTCACCCCGATCTGTACAGATACGGACCCCTACCAGGTCAGATGCTTCCAAAGAACGCTGTTGTGAGCCATGCTGAAGGAGGACCAAATTTGGAGGCGCCTGATTCCTTACCTCATCCTGTCCGGCCCGATAGCGTATCTTCAAACTACAGCAACATCAGCCATAGGAGCGCTTCGAGCTCAGCGAGACCTCCAGAGCAAGTCGGTACGTTTATTCAGCAAGAAAGCGGGAAGCCTGATGAAGAATCTTCTGCTCGCTTCTTTAAACAGATCGACTCTTCTCCTCTGGGAGGTGATCTGAGTGAGGTAAACCTGAGCAAGAGCTACCACAGTAACCTCTCCCAGCCTCCAACTCCAAGCCCTCCTAAGCCTACAGGAGTGTTTCAGACGAGCGCGAACAGTTCTTTTGAACCTGTGAGGTCCCACGGAGTTGGCATAAAACCTGCAGAAATTGACCAGGCGAAGATGGTGGTTGAGTTAAGAGAGAACCACCCAAACCAAAAGAATACCAAGAAGAATACAGCTGTGCCAGCTGCGTCACCAGGCAATCTCGAACAGCCGCCAGATAATCTGGAAACTATTTTTATGCCTCAGGTATACCCGCTGCCTCTCGCAGTTACTGGTGAAGCTGGAAACATGTTGCACTCTGGAtctgttacagaaaacatgCAGTCATTGTCTGAGCGAAGGTCTTCAACAAGAGCTCAGGGAGCGATTAAGAAGTGTGACAGCCCAGCAACGACTCTGTGGGCTCATAATGAGTTACCTAATTTTGGGGGAAATGTTCTTctagctcctgctgctcctgcagtgtATGTACCTGCCAAACAAACTGTGGAAGTCATTCAGCCACCAGAAGAAGGCCTGCCCGATCAGCAGCCAAATAAACCAGGGAATATTGCTGTGCAGCCTTCCCAAGATGGAAATATATCTTCTGAAAATCTTGAGAATCCTCCCAAaatgggagaagaggaggcacTTCAGTCTCAG GTTACAAAAGATGTACAGCATCAGGCTGTGCCAGACAGAGGTGTGCAGGGAGCGTTGCCATCTCAGCCCCAAACGCAGGCAGCTCAGATGCAGCAGCCGGTATCTACACAGACCTCAGCTCCCTCAAACTAcccggctgctgcagggactggCGCCATGCAGGCATCGCAGCAGCGCGAGAACCAGGAGCTGGGGAACCAAGAGGCCAGTTCAGCGCAGCTGGCGAGGTACGACCAGACAAGCCCTGATAAGCAACCCATGTCTGGACAGCCATCGAGTGCACAGGCTTCCACAGCTCCTCCTACCAGCACCGGCCAGCCGGTCATGCCAAGTGCACAACAAGACCCGCAGCGTGCACCCCTGCCTCAGACTCCTCAGGATGCCTTCGGTCCACCACAGAACCCCTACTACTACTACAGACATCCTTATGATGCTTACCAGCCTCCATATCCCCCGCCTTACCCTCCTGCGGATCCCAGGGCAGCATCTCATCTTTATTACGTG GAGGACAGCTACGGACAGTATGACCCACGGTACAGACACTACGAGAGCAGCAGCGCTGCTTATATGGAGCCCGGGAGCTATCGTTATCCTGAGCCCGAACGTCCCAGTTCCAGAGCCAGCCACTGCTCCGACAGGCCTTCTTCCAG GCAGGGGTATCCTGAAGATTATTATGCAAAAACTGGATGGACTGATTATTATCCAGGCTATTACCCAAATGCATATGACTATGGAG ATCCAAGTCGTTGGGAACGTTACTCGTCAGCATATGACCCCAGATACAGAGATCCTAGAAGTTACGATCAGAGGTATTGGTATGATGCTGAACACAACCCGTACCAGAAGAGAGAAGCGTATCCATACGGCAACAG acATGACCGATACGAAGATCACTGGAGATATGATCCTCGTTTTACTGGAAGCTTTGATGATGAAGCAGAGCCTCACAGAGATCCTTACGGTGATGAATTTGATAGACGCAGCGTTCACAGTGAGCATTCTGCTCATAGTCTCCGTAGCTCCCACAGTGTTCACAGTCACCGGAGCAGTTTTAGCTCTCGCTCTCAGCAA GCAGTGTCGCTGCATGCAGATTATACGTATGGTGGATATGCTCCTAACTTTGGTGGACAACAGCCTTTTACAGATTATGGCTACCCGACTGAAACTGGATGGTCAACTGTAGAACAAG CACCTTTAAGGCCATCAACGCCTGAGAAATTTTCAGTGCCTCATCTGTGTGCTAGGTTTGGTCCTGGGGGATTCTTAATAAAAGTGCTGCCAAACCTGCCTTCAGAAGGCCAGCCAGCTCTGGTTGAAATACACAGTATGGAG ACTATGTTGCAACATTCTCCAGAGCAAGAAGAGATGAGAGCGTTTCCTGGTCCTCTTGCTAA ggATGACACCCATAAAGTGGATGTTATTAattttgcacaaaataaatCTACACAGTGctttaagaatgaaaatttaatCGACAAAGAATCTGCAAGTCTGCTTTGGGACTTCATTGTTCTGTTGTGCAGGCAGAATGGG ACTGTTGTGGGAACAGACTTGGCTGAACTTTTGCTCCGAGATCATAAAACAGTATGGCTTCCTGGAAAGTCCCCTAATGAAGCAAATTTGATCGATTTCACTAATGAGGCTTTGGAACAAGTAGAAGAGGAATCTGGTGAAGCCCAGCTCTCATTTCTCACTGATAGTCTTATAACCACAATTGACAGTCttgaaaaagagacagagagattCAGAGAGTTGCTGCTTTATGGCCGTAAGAAG GATGCTTTGGAATCGGCGATGAAGCATGGCTTATGGGGTCATGCTCTGCTACTTGCCAGCAAGATGGACAGCAGAACACATGCAAGAGTTATGACCAG ATTTGCCAACAGTCTCCCGATTAATGACCCTCTGCAGACTGTTTACCAGCTCATGTCTGGAAGGATGCCAGCTGCATCCACG TGCTGTGGAGATGAGAAATGGGGAGACTGGAGGCCTCATCTAGCAATGGTGTTATCCAACTTGACAAACAATGTGGACTTGGAATCCCGGACCATTGCAACCATGGGAGACACTCTTG CTTCTAAAGGATTGCTTGATGCTGCTCACTTTTGTTACCTTATGGCCCAAGTTGGTTTTGGAGTTTACACAAGGAAGACAACAAAACTTGTCCTAATTGGATCAAATCATAG CTTGCCATTTTTTAAGTTTGCCACCAATGAAGCCATTCAAAGAACAGAAGCCTATGAATACGCACAGTCACTAGGAACTCAGCCTGGCTGCTTGCCCAATTTCCAG GTTTTCAAATTTATCTATGCTTGCCGACTTGCTGAAATGGGACTTGCTGCTCAGGCCTTCCATTATTGTGAAGTGATTTCCAGAACTGTCCTCAAAGATCCACACTACTATTCACCTGTACTTATTGGCCAGCTAATCCAG atGTCATCGCAACTGCGCCTGTTTGATCCACAGATAAAGGAGAAACCAGAACAGGAATCTCTAGTTGAACCTTCCTGGTTGGTAAGGCTTCGTCACGTGGATGGACAGATTAAG gAGGGTGCAATAGCTTATAACACAGACAGATCCACACCACAACAATATCCATGTAGCACACCAAGCTCTGAATTAGACCATACCAGCCAATATGATGGAGGAGGAGTTGGCCATGACACGGGCCCAGGCACTGAAAATGCATTGTTAGCATCCTTATTACCCAATATGTCTCAACAGATACAAAGTGTGCAGCTGATGCCGTCAG CACCTCAGGCTATACTTGATGGGTCAGCTGCTGTGATTCCTCCTGGTGACCAGGAAGCCGTCCGAAGTGTCCCCTTCTACCCAGTGGCTtctcagcccattggtccaggCCCTGGCTTTGCACCTCCAGGATTTTCAAATCAGTATGGAGCTGAGCCATCACCGCTGTATTTAGGGTCAACACTACCACCAGGAGGGCCACCGCAAGACACTGAATCGCGGGAAGAGGAGCAGACAAACCTGGAAACAG gaaTGCAGAGAATTCCTCCAGATTCTCCTTCACGAAACTCTTTCCCCGAACAGAGAGAGGAGGATTTCTATAACAGAATGGCTAGCATG GCACCAGGACGAAGATCCAGATCTGCATCTCAGTCTTCAGCATATATG GGCTATGGGCGAAGGTCACGGACGACTTCAGAGTCCTCTGCTCATTCTGTGGGACGAGAAAGATCCAACTCTGCAGCAAAACAgccttctccttctccacctGTTCCTGTAGGGAAGGAGActaaaaaagaagtaaaaaaagagACAGCATCTAGAAAG acTGGTGCAAACTGGTTTCGCTGGCtgatggggaaaggaaagaatgaagctCACCTTCCAGATGACAAAAACAAATCC ATTGTTTGGGATGAACAGAAACAGCGCTGGGTTAATTTGGATGAACCAGAAGAAGAG AGTAAACCTCCACCGCCACCTCCAACAGGATTTCCTAAAGTTCCCCAGACTGCTCCGTCTGGGCCTGGAGGTCCACCTAGTGCTCCTGTCAACATCTTCTCCAGAAGAGCAG CAGGAAGCAGAGCCCGTTATGTCGATGTTCTGAATCCAGGTGGAACCAAGTCGAGTGGTGCTGTTCCTGCACCAGCAGACCTATTTGCCCCGCTGGCACCGATGCCAGTTCCTGCAAATGTCTTTGTTCCAAACTCAG TTCCAGGGGAACCCCAGCCGATGGAAGGGAGTGGTGCAGCAGAGCACACACCAGttgcaaaccaaaccaacacagaacctgctgcagctgctgatcCAGAG tatttAAACCCTACAATCCTTCCACCTGGATCCGGGCTACCTGTTTCCAACCCTGATGGCTTCCAATCAGGAGAG CCTGCCGCTGTACCACCTTCGGGGGGACCTTCAGCAGGAACAGTACAGTTCTACAATCCTTCTCAATTTGCACAA tcttctgcagTCACTGGAAGTTCAAGGCCAGGAAGAATTGGACAGAGGAAGTATCCAACGCTGAAGTAG